In the genome of Acidiferrobacterales bacterium, the window AACCTGGCAACGAAAAACGCGGGGAACCGGGTAAGGGGTCTGTGTAACGATAGCCCCGCGAATCCGAATCCCAAACGATCGGAGCATCCAGACGATCTCGCATGTAGGTTAAATCGCGCTTGATAGTTGATTTTGACACCTCCAACTCACTCATCAGCGTACTGATCGGTGTAGACCGCCGCGCTTGCAACAGTTTGTCGATCTTGTAGAATCGTTCAGTGCGATTCATAAGGTGTAATCGCGATAAGGAAGTGCGTGGGCGAGGTGAAGCAAAAGCGGCGTATCTCGCTAGTCAGCAAATTGCAATTTTCAGAAGACTGACCATCCGCGGAGGCATGCCACTGCGGATAAGGATCCAGTAATTTGTTTTGATGAGCGGGAAGTTCCAGGCATATTCGGTTCACGTGATTTGGGCATTGGATTTCCCTGTTGAGTGGCCGAGGCGCAGAGAAACCCGCTTGTTATTTGATTGGCACGCCCGGAGGGACTCGAACCCCCGACTGCCAGGTTCGAAGCCTGGTACTCTAATCCAACTGAGCTACGGGCGCGTGTTCAACCGAAGTTGTGTATGTTGTCTGACGGCAAGGCGAATGGGAACTACCCAGCACACTTTTTTTGTTCAGCGATCAGACTTATGAAGTTCATTATTATACTCGCTCCAGCCAACGAAGTGATTTCCCCGACATCATACGCAGGTGCGACTTCGACCAGGTCCATTCCCTTGAAATCGATTCCCGTCAAGCCACGGACCAAAGTCTGAGCCTGATAGGTGGAAAGTCCGCCGCAGACCGGTGTACCCGTTCCCGGTGCGAATGCCGGATCAAGACAATCAATGTCGAAAGTCAGATACGCTGGGCGATCACCGACAATTTCAAGGGCATTCTCAATCACTTTGCTCACCCCATATTGGTGAACGAAATTCGCGTCCATGATGTTGAAACCATGGGTCTCCGAGTTTCCGGTCCTCAAGCCGATCTGCACCGATCGTTCCGGTACAACCAAGCCATGCCTCGCGGCGTGGAAGAACATGGTTCCATGATGGATACGCTCCTCGTCCTCACGCCATGTGTCGGAATGCGCATCAAAGTGAACCAACGATAGAGGCCCGTACTTTTCATAGAACGCCTTCAGAATCGGATAGGTGATGAAATGATCGCCTCCCATCGTAACAATAATGCCATCACCCGAAAGCAGATGTCTTGTGTGGGCGGTGATTTCATCCGGAATCTTATCCGGAAAGCCGAAATCCATCTCGCAATCGCCATAGTCGGTAGCCATCAGGTGTTCAAATGGATCCACTGTAAATGGCCATGAACCCCCACTCCAGGACAATTGTGCTGATGAGGTCCGAATTGCACGCGGTCCGAATCTGGTGCCTGGACGATTGGTGACTGCGAGATCATACGGAACTCCACAGAAGATCAGATCAGATTCGGCAACGCCCTTGGAATAGGGGCGTCGAAACATACTGGTTGCACC includes:
- the speB gene encoding agmatinase, yielding MSRTSADNAFTGKSSNAMGDETTYAGATSMFRRPYSKGVAESDLIFCGVPYDLAVTNRPGTRFGPRAIRTSSAQLSWSGGSWPFTVDPFEHLMATDYGDCEMDFGFPDKIPDEITAHTRHLLSGDGIIVTMGGDHFITYPILKAFYEKYGPLSLVHFDAHSDTWREDEERIHHGTMFFHAARHGLVVPERSVQIGLRTGNSETHGFNIMDANFVHQYGVSKVIENALEIVGDRPAYLTFDIDCLDPAFAPGTGTPVCGGLSTYQAQTLVRGLTGIDFKGMDLVEVAPAYDVGEITSLAGASIIMNFISLIAEQKKCAG